The stretch of DNA TCAGTGGTGAACGTAACCCGTATAATCTTATTGTCAACTTGGTCACGTACTACTTCCCATTCACAATATTCATCTTGATTTCCTCTTGATTTATCGCCCTCTCTCCAAGCCTTAATTTTACTTGCATACATGGTAGTAAGGTTTTTGGGAAAAGCATTCCAATCGATTTTCTTTTTCACAGTATTTGCATCTCCTTCTAGTATAGGGTTAAACATCCAAGCATCATTTGAAGGCGGGCTAACTTCATTTTTAGCTCTTTTAATTCCTTCTTCAAAAAGGCGACTTAATTCACTTTGCCATAATTTTTGGAGTGTATCATTCAATTCTTTAATATTTCCTGGTCCTTTGTAATTACTCATTTTTAATATATTTTATAGATTAACGATTTTTCCTATCTTAGTCAAGGTAAGTGGTGTATTTGATGTTCCAAGCTGAGATATCGTAGAAACAAATTCATTTAGTTTTCTTTTTCGGAATAAGGATTTTCTATATTCAGCAAGAATAACCAAATTTTTAAGATAATTTTTATCAACTACTTTTTCTTGAATTCCTCTCATAAAAATGTCAAGTTCGGATTTTACCAAACCTAATAAATCTGGAGAAGTCCAATAACGTATCAGTTCAGACTCTGGTGAGTCTTGATTTGATTCTGAAGATTCTATTTTTTTAATAATGACTTTATCAAGAGCATATTCTTCATTCGTATTAATTTCATCAGGACAATATTTCATTATCTTTTTGCGATGTAGCGATTCTACTGGATTAGTGAAATCCAACATTATGAGTACTAAAAGCATTTTAGGGCTGAGTAATTTTCGTTCTACTAATTGTCGACAGACTTCAATATCTTCAAAGGCTCTTTCTGGAACTAGGAAACAAAAATGCGTATCACCTTCAAAAGAAGTTATACCATCATTACTTTTCACTTCCATATTTAAAATATCACATACTTTTTTGTAAAGAGAACCACTTATGGTAATTCTATCAGAGGGTACTATATCTAATGTTGGATTTATTGTAAATGCAGCAAATTCGATTACATCAATATCAAAAAAGAAAGAACTTGGTAATCCAATTTCTTTTTCTTCTACATTGTCAAAATTTATACTTGTACTAACTAAATTTACAGAGGTAGGAGTCAAAATTTGTCTAAAGTAACTCAATATATTAACGGTTTTTGAGTTTTTTATATCATTGTTAATCCTACTTTTTGTCCATCTTCTTATCCCTGTTTTAACAATGTTTTCTAAATGTTCTGCTCCATCAACTTTTGAAAATAATACATGAGAATTAAATTCTGAATCATGTTCAAACACCTCTCTTGGAATACTGTTTGATTGACTATGCCAATGTGCCCATGGAAATTTCAGTTCTTTCATCACTAATCCACCATTTATATGACTATCAAAAGGTCCTTTTCCTCTTGTTGGTGGATTTAGCGAGGTAAATGAGTTACCTGCCCAACCCCAGATATTAGCTTTTCTTTCAAAAAAATGAAACGAATTATCTGACTCACTCCATGATATTAATTGTAATAATGAATCTTTTTTATTAGTAGATGGCACAGTACTAAGAAGGAAGTCAGGAGGAGAAGAATTTGATTTTTGCCAAGTAAAAACCAATCGAGCATTCAAAGAAAAACTAGGAAGCTCAATTTTGAACTGCCCACCTTCAGCTACTAAAAACATTTTTCTGTTTATAGCTGAAAATCCATCTAATCTCTCAATTTCATCAACAAGTTGTTCCAATGTTAAAGGTTTTTTGTCTTTTAATAAAATTTCCTTTGTAAACATGTCACCAAGTTTTTCAATCTCGTGCATTTCCATTAAAAAAGGAGGGGAATCTAATCCCACACGAACTGATAACAATTGAACTGTACTTTCATTAGCCATAGAAAAGTTGGTCATCTCTTTCTCTTGGCTTTTTAAAGTGCCTTTTTTCGGTTCTAAGTCATGAATCCCCGAGTTTTGTCTGGTTGGGAAATGCATATTCTCATTTTTCATTTGTTATTTTTTCAATTCTGTTTAATTCTAATTTATCACAACTACTTACTTATAGTGCATCAGGATTACAAGGGCACAATAGTCCTTTTTGAGATTGTAAAAACTGAAATATGCGTTAACAATAAGTTTTTATGCTTAGTTACACACTAAGCAATAGTATTGTTTAATTAAAAACAAAAACATACCCAATAGAGGGTAATTAATAAAAAAAATATGCTATTATCTTTGCTAAAAGGGAAAGTTAATCACTTATAATAAAGTGATTACGTAAATATAATAAAAATATTTTAATGTAACCCATTTCACACACATTCCACTTCTCTCCTACGTCGTTTCGTAAAAAGAGTGTTCCATTAACATTGTAGAGAAGCATTTTGGGAAGAAAAAAACAAAGAAAATTTGAAGTAATTACTTCGCTTTTACCGAAGCAAAGTTACATAACGCAGAACATTATAGTACAAATGTATTTCATAGCATTGGATAGCTATAATTCAATATTATGTAAAATATCCCAGTATGTGCTAAATTCTCTTAATATATTTAGTGTTTCGCCAAAATTTTCCAATAAATAACTAACACTATTATTACACCTAATCCAACAAGGTAACGAGAAATATTGATTTCTATATTTGGTTCAAATAAATTTGAAATAAGAAATAAACTTATATAAGAGATTATTGAACCAATAAATAAGTTTTTAACCATTCCTATTATTTTTACGCTATCATTAATTGTACCTTTTTCAGGTACTTTTCCGTCAGCTAAAGCTCCAACAATTTTTTTAGAAAAAATAAATATTGCATAAGACATAAATATTGGTAGTGCCACTAAGAAAAAGGATTCTACAAAATGAACAATGTCTTCTGTTCCGTAGTGCCCTTCGATCATATATTTAACTTTAAAAAACAAAAAAATCAAAGTATATATAGTTACAAATAGCATTAACAATAATGAACTATAAACGACGAAATGAGATATCTTGATATTTTCTCCATTTA from Flavivirga spongiicola encodes:
- a CDS encoding response regulator transcription factor — translated: MKKILVIEDEQNDFEMIQDTLDNNFDDLRIIKIPGPHLDQIKKGENISEYLNSNNYNLIIIDVGLIERYGLESDTTGKNLYNSFSESLKKITLFVSKIDANNLTREMSKKFFKKSSLETNKNFIKYVSKILSIDYAEPSKEQKDNRINGENIKISHFVVYSSLLLMLFVTIYTLIFLFFKVKYMIEGHYGTEDIVHFVESFFLVALPIFMSYAIFIFSKKIVGALADGKVPEKGTINDSVKIIGMVKNLFIGSIISYISLFLISNLFEPNIEINISRYLVGLGVIIVLVIYWKILAKH